The following coding sequences lie in one Yamadazyma tenuis chromosome 3, complete sequence genomic window:
- the LST8 gene encoding TOR complex subunit lst8 (EggNog:ENOG503NTXM; COG:S; BUSCO:EOG092638XA) — translation MSVILASAGYDHTIRFWDALTGVCSRTIQHSDSQVNRLEITNDKRYLAAAGNLYVRLYDIRQVGNSGNTHSTTSTNTDSNPVMTFEGHTNNVTSIQFQIENKWMVSSSEDGYVKVWDVRAPSVQRSYKHNCPVNEVVIHPNQGELLSCDQDGNIRVWDLGENQCTHHLIPEDDVPINSLTVASDGSMLVAGNNKGNCYVWNMSTQKDITTLTPVTKFRSHSKYITRVVLSTDMKHLATCSADHTARIWATDQNFALETTLQGHQRWVWDCAFSADGAYLVTACSDHYVRLWDLSNSETVRQYNGHHKGAVCVALNDV, via the coding sequence ATGTCAGTCATACTTGCATCTGCTGGATACGACCATACAATTCGATTCTGGGATGCCTTGACAGGGGTATGCTCACGAACTATCCAACATTCTGATTCTCAAGTCAACCGacttgaaatcaccaatgaCAAACGTTATCTCGCAGCCGCTGGAAACTTGTATGTTCGATTATATGACATCCGCCAAGTGGGAAACAGTGGGAATACGCATTCCACAACTTCGACTAATACTGACTCTAACCCTGTGATGACTTTTGAGGGACACACCAACAATGTGACGTCGATTCAATTTCAGATTGAAAACAAGTGGATGGTATCATCTCTGGAAGATGGATACGTTAAAGTATGGGACGTCAGAGCCCCACTGGTTCAACGGAGCTATAAACATAATTGTCCTGTCAACGAAGTGGTGATACATCCAAACCAAGGAGAGCTTTTAAGTTGTGATCAAGATGGTAACATTCGAGTATGGGATTTGGGGGAGAACCAGTGTACTCATCACCTAATTCCCGAGGATGACGTACCCATTAATTCACTTACGGTAGCTAGTGATGGTTCGATGCTAGTAGCTGGAAACAATAAGGGTAACTGTTATGTGTGGAACATGCTGACCCAAAAGGATATCACCACCCTCACACCGGTTACCAAATTTCGGTCACATCTGAAATATATTACCCGTGTGGTGTTATCCACTGATATGAAGCATTTGGCCACTTGCTCGGCTGATCACACGGCCCGTATTTGGGCCACAGACCAAAACTTTGCCTTGGAGACCACTCTTCAAGGTCATCAGAGATGGGTTTGGGATTGCGCATTCAGTGCTGATGGTGCTTACTTAGTCACTGCCTGCTCTGATCACTATGTGCGGTTGTGGGACTTAAGTAATAGTGAAACAGTGCGCCAGTATAATGGCCATCATAAAGGTGCGGTTTGTGTTGCCTTGAACGATGTTTGA
- the DCC1 gene encoding Ctf8p and Ctf18p associating protein (COG:D; BUSCO:EOG09263EDC; EggNog:ENOG503P0VG) has product MTVKSTYTPQSFELYQQLQPQTAYTYKLIQLPPELLSCIEAKSPLNIKSSRLKNDLTLVSQDKTWKLRQMDQTDTVLLMDCNVVPGSLVGLTNLPYEYELVSTKILIDVSKIPVYKGESSLSTMSTDIVTCSLSKLIDDTPISTEEFYKEWYEVGGCEINGCCFVIDDSLVTKFLHTFLTVVISSKIDYKSGILDLEKFSALLEPHGFIAEVSNTLFHKFCRLNSDHKYTIHNDKIAKWFGIQTLKSARSFDIDDFNLQWKNQFPNFYNVPLDVKMLRGHLYKTAGSSRISYLSESSLSSDIVQRIRELFKLASEWEIDDIAPYVQKFMINKKLETGLLKYAKSGACAGISTDLVFFPIDTLKTRLQAKGGFFSNGGWSGIYKGLGSCVVGSAPSAALFFITYDSMKRYTENIGSKPASHMISASLGEIMACTVRVPVEVIKQRTQVDILGSNSSSLTNLKYILANKSGEGILRSLYRGWNSTIMREIPFTLIQFPLYEYLKSVAPIEEKQSLAAGAVCGSIAGGVAAAMTTPLDVIKTRIMLSEKRTSTRLLVRGIIEEEGYRAFLRGIGPRTCWISAGGAIFLGCYELVHSRLSSLGNTKLA; this is encoded by the exons ATGACAGTCAAGTCTACATATACTCCCCAGTCATTTGAGTTATACCAGCAGCTCCAGCCACAAACGGCATATACATATAAGCTTATTCAGCTTCCACCCGAACTTTTGTCATGCATTGAAGCAAAATCTCCCCTTAACATCAAATCGTCTCGCTTGAAGAACGACCTCACCTTGGTATCTCAGGATAAAACATGGAAGCTTCGTCAAATGGATCAAACGGATACAGTGCTTCTTATGGATTGTAATGTGGTTCCTGGCTCTCTTGTTGGCCTTACAAACTTGCCCTATGAGTATGAATTAgtatccaccaaaataCTTATCGATGTGTCCAAAATCCCCGTGTACAAAGGCGAATCAAGCTTATCTACCATGTCCACAGATATTGTCACGTGCAGCCTCTCTAAGCTTATTGATGATACACCAATATCTACCGAAGAGTTCTATAAAGAGTGGTATGAAGTAGGCGGGTGCGAGATAAACGGATGTTGTTTTGTCATCGATGATTCGCTTGTAACCAAGTTTCTTCATACATTCTTAACGGTCGTCATATCAAGCAAAATTGACTACAAATCAGGAATCCTTGACCTCGAGAAGTTTAGTGCCCTTCTAGAGCCTCATGGGTTCATTGCCGAAGTCAGCAATACACTTTTCCATAAGTTTTGCCGGTTGAACCTGGACCACAAATACACTATACACAACGACAAGATTGCCAAGTGGTTCGGTATACAAACACTTAAATCGGCTCGGCTgtttgatattgatgacttcaacCTTCAGTGGAAGAACCAGTTTCCCAATTTCTACAACGTCCCTTTGGATGTGAAGATGCTCCGAGGCCATTTGTACAAAACAGCTGGTTCTTCACGAATTTCGTATCTTTCAGAGTCCTCCCTTCTGTCGGATATTGTCCAACGTATTAGGGAGCTATTTAAGTTGGCATCAGAGTGGGAAATCGATGATATAGCCCCTTACGTGCAGAAGTTTatgatcaacaagaagcTCGAAACCGGCCTACTAAAGTATGCCAAA AGTGGTGCATGTGCAGGAATATCAACAGACCTTGTGTTTTTTCCAATTGACACTCTCAAGACAAGACTTCAAGCAAAAGGGGGATTCTTCAGTAACGGAGGATGGAGTGGAATCTATAAAGGGCTAGGTCTGTGTGTTGTCGGATCTGCTCCACTGGCCgctcttttcttcatcacctaTGACTCCATGAAACGTTATACTGAAAATATTGGATCCAAACCCGCCAGTCATATGATCAGCGCGTCTCTTGGAGAGATTATGGCCTGTACAGTACGAGTCCCAGTTGAGGTTATTAAGCAGCGGACGCAGGTGGATATCTTGGGTTCAAACTCCTCGTCATTGACAAATTTAAAGTATATACTTGCGAATAAGTCGGGAGAAGGAATTCTTCGTAGTCTTTATCGTGGATGGAATCTGACAATCATGAGAGAAATCCCATTTACCTTGATCCAGTTTCCCTTATATGAATACTTAAAGCTGGTAGCtccaattgaagagaagcaATCTTTAGCAGCTGGagctgtttgtggatccaTTGCAGGAGGTGTTGCAGCCGCAATGACCACGCCGTTGGATGTTATCAAAACCAGAATCATGTTGAGTGAAAAACGCACAAGCACGAGGCTATTGGTACGTggaatcattgaagaagaaggttaTAGAGCGTTCTTAAGAGGAATTGGGCCTCGCACGTGCTGGATTAGTGCTGGAGGTGCCATCTTCTTAGGATGCTACGAACTTGTGCATAGTCGCTTGTCCTCTTTGGGAAATACAAAGCTCGCATAG
- the RLP7 gene encoding ribosomal-like protein (EggNog:ENOG503NUE3; COG:J), with protein MAILNSNPEVLLRKRKDKDRKRLEKQEQAQQRELEKLKKQKIQSKKFIRAETLVSNHLSKQLESKRVKNITKFENQKSNNTISSTSTNIEDEKLIFVIRIPNHVKGVKIPNKASKVLRVLRLETVNNGMFMKLNETTKPLLKLIHPYVVYGTPSIQSIRQLFQKRGSIKDEEGKIIKLDNNELVENKFEEVGIICIEDLIQELCNLSENFLDITSWLIPFKLNLPVSGYGPQSKLAKLKLAQQSKRNVSLNGNISLKEVDIDKLIDEQN; from the coding sequence ATGGCTATTTTAAATTCTAACCCAGAAGTTCTCTTACGCAAGAGAAAAGACAAAGATAGAAAGAGGTTGGAGAAACAAGAGCAGGCCCAGCAAAGAgagttggaaaagttgaaaaagcAAAAGATCCAATCAAAGAAATTCATTAGAGCCGAGACCCTCGTCTCCAACCATTTATCTAAACAATTAGAATCCAAGAGAGTTAAGAACATTACCAAGTTCGAAAACCAGAAGTCAAACAATACTATATCCTCCACGTCGACCAACatagaagatgaaaagCTTATTTTTGTCATCAGAATACCAAACCATGTTAAGGGTGTGAAGATTCCCAATAAAGCCTCTAAAGTGTTGAGAGTGTTGAGATTAGAAACCGTCAACAACGGTATGTTtatgaagttgaatgaaacCACCAAGCCTTTGCTTAAATTGATCCACCCTTATGTTGTATATGGTACTCCATCTATCCAATCAATCCGTCAATTATTTCAAAAAAGAGGTTCCAttaaagatgaagaaggtaaaataatcaagttggataacAACGAGCTTGTTGAAAATAAGTTCGAAGAAGTGGGGATCATTTGCATAGAAGATTTAATCCAAGAATTATGTAATTTGTCTGagaacttcttggacatCACCAGCTGGTTGATTCctttcaaattgaacttaCCAGTTAGTGGATACGGACCTCAATCCAAACTTGCGAAGTTAAAGTTGGCCCAACAATCAAAGAGAAATGTTAGTCTCAATGGGAATATAAGCTTAAAAGAGGTCGATATCGACAAATTGATTGACGAACAAAATTAA
- the SIS1 gene encoding Molecular chaperone (DnaJ superfamily) (EggNog:ENOG503NW97; BUSCO:EOG092641A6; COG:O), translated as MVKETKLYDILGVAPSASESELKKAYRKAALKYHPDKPTGDTEKFKEISEAFDILSNSDKRQIYDDYGIEAARGNAPAENPFAGGGGGGGHPFAGFGGPGGHSFSQNDAFNIFSQMGGFGMDEGGFSFGGGMPGGYGGGGMPGGFGGASRGGASRRPEPDTVTMPLGVKLEELYNGCVKKLKVNRKDPNGTRNSKTLEVNIRPGWKAGTKITFKNEGDYQPECQARQTIQFVLEEKPHESFIRDGNDLKMVIPLTFKESLCGFDKEVTTIDGRRIPLSRTSPIQPSSVNSYPGLGMPITKSPGQRGDLHISYKIDYPHYLTPEQKQIIQQYF; from the coding sequence ATGGTTAAAGAAACTAAACTATACGATATATTAGGGGTTGCCCCCTCAGCATCAGAGTCTGAATTAAAGAAGGCCTACAGAAAGGCCGCTTTGAAATATCATCCTGATAAACCTACTGGTGATACCgaaaaattcaaagaaatcagTGAAGCTTTCGATATTTTATCCAACTCCGATAAAAGACAAATTTATGATGACTATGGGATAGAAGCTGCCCGTGGAAATGCGCCTGCTGAAAACCCATTTGCtgggggtggtggtggtggtggtcaTCCATTTGCTGGATTTGGTGGTCCTGGAGGCCATTCATTCTCTCAAAATGATGCATTCAACATATTCTCACAAATGGGAGGGTTTGGAATGGATGAGGGAGGATTcagttttggtggtggaatgCCTGGTGGAtatggtggtggtggaatgCCTGGAGGTTTCGGTGGTGCAAGCAGAGGAGGTGCTTCAAGAAGACCTGAACCTGATACGGTGACAATGCCTTTGGGAGTGaaattggaagaacttTACAACGGGTGtgtgaagaaattgaaggttAATAGAAAAGATCCAAATGGTACCAGaaactcaaaaactttAGAGGTTAATATTCGCCCTGGCTGGAAGGCTGGTACCAAAATTACTTTCAAAAATGAAGGAGACTATCAACCAGAATGCCAGGCTCGCCAAACCATCCAGTTTGtcttggaagaaaaacCACATGAACTGTTCATCAGGGATGGTAATGATTTAAAGATGGTGATTCCTTTAACGTTTAAGGAAAGTCTTTGTGGATTCGATAAAGAAGTCACTACCATAGATGGTAGAAGAATTCCCTTGTCTCGAACATCTCCTATTCAACCTTCCAGTGTCAACTCATACCCTGGTTTAGGTATGCCCATAACCAAGAGTCCTGGACAAAGAGGTGATTTGCACATCAGCTATAAGATTGATTATCCCCATTATTTAACACCAGAACAAAAACAGATTATCCAACAGTACTTTTAA